A section of the Pseudorasbora parva isolate DD20220531a chromosome 2, ASM2467924v1, whole genome shotgun sequence genome encodes:
- the kdm8 gene encoding lysine-specific demethylase 8 isoform X1 translates to MVAFHQIVCFMAPICPDVRAVLPSTVSEFPLVFNEKIESSVLNVLKLSRDQLYRAPDCPASDERAQVIMDYSWEKLNTGTWRDVDKEWRRVYSYGCLFKVLSLCHGNPSQYNIQEAIKTCDMSLLMGAAIMDNILQRLVGILRSKIKTKSPNKERSEEPRSKKTKQDCVSEPVINPAQEVPRIQCPSLERFRSDFLDPPRPVIMEGITDHWPAFTEHPWSIDYLRTVAGCRTVPIEVGSKYTDEEWSQKLITVNDFIDRYIIGTGEDGVGYLAQHQLFDQVPELKEDIRIPDYCCLGEGDDDDDITINAWFGPGGTVSPLHQDPQQNFLAQVVGRKYIRLYSPDETKHLYPHQSQLLHNTSQVEVENPDLVKFPDFSRASYQECVLRPGDVLFIPVQHWHYVRSLELSFSVSFWWS, encoded by the exons ATGGTCGCTTTTCACCAGATCGTCTGCTTTATGGCTCCAATCTGTCCTGATGTTCGAGCTGTTTTGCCTTCGACCGTGTCTGAATTCCCACTTGTCTTTAATGAAAAGATTGAATCCAGTGTTCTGAATGTTCTTAAGCTGTCCAGAGATCAGCTATACCGAGCACCAGATTGCCCAGCTTCAGATGAGAGAGCCCAAGTCATTATGGATTATTCCTGGGAGAAGCTCAACACTGGAACATGGAGAGATGTAGACAAGGAGTGGAGGAGAGTTTACTCCTACGGTTGCTTATTCAAAGTCTTAAGTTTGTGTCATGGTAATCCTTCTCAATACAACATCCAGGAGGCCATTAAGACATGTGACATGAGTTTGTTAATGGGAGCAGCTATCATGGACAACATTCTGCAAAGACTTGTTGGTATCTTAAGAAGCAAAATAAAAACGAAGAGTCCAAACAAAGAGAGGAGCGAAGAACCACGTTCAAAG aaaacgaaacaGGATTGTGTGTCAGAGCCTGTCATAAACCCTGCTCAAGAAGTGCCAAGGATTCAGTGTCCATCTCTTGAGCGCTTCAGATCAGATTTCCTGGATCCCCCGCGGCCTGTGATTATGGAGGGAATTACTGACCACTGGCCAGCCTTCACAGAGCATCCATGGAG CATAGACTACTTAAGAACTGTCGCTGGCTGCCGGACGGTGCCTATTGAAGTGGGATCCAAGTACACTGATGAAGAGTGGTCGCAAAAGCTCATTACAGTGAATGACTTCATAGACCGCTACATTATAGGAACC GGGGAAGATGGAGTGGGATATCTGGCTCAGCATCAGTTGTTTGATCAG GTTCCAGAGCTAAAAGAAGATATTCGTATCCCAGACTATTGTTGCCTTGGAGAgggagatgatgatgatgacattACAATTAATGCCTGGTTTGGGCCTGGAGGGACTGTGTCTCCTCTCCATCAGGATCCTCAACAGAATTTTTTGGCACAG GTGGTTGGAAGGAAATACATCCGGCTTTACAGCCCAGatgaaacaaaacatctctatCCACATCAGTCGCAGTTACTGCACAACACCAGTCAG GTGGAGGTGGAGAATCCAGACCTGGTGAAGTTCCCAGACTTCTCTAGAGCCTCATATCAGGAGTGTGTTCTCAGGCCTGGAGATGTGCTCTTCATCCCTGTACAGCACTGGCATTATGTGCGCTCTCTTGAACTCAGCTTTTCTGTCAGTTTTTGGTGGTCCTGA
- the kdm8 gene encoding lysine-specific demethylase 8 isoform X2 gives MDYSWEKLNTGTWRDVDKEWRRVYSYGCLFKVLSLCHGNPSQYNIQEAIKTCDMSLLMGAAIMDNILQRLVGILRSKIKTKSPNKERSEEPRSKKTKQDCVSEPVINPAQEVPRIQCPSLERFRSDFLDPPRPVIMEGITDHWPAFTEHPWSIDYLRTVAGCRTVPIEVGSKYTDEEWSQKLITVNDFIDRYIIGTGEDGVGYLAQHQLFDQVPELKEDIRIPDYCCLGEGDDDDDITINAWFGPGGTVSPLHQDPQQNFLAQVVGRKYIRLYSPDETKHLYPHQSQLLHNTSQVEVENPDLVKFPDFSRASYQECVLRPGDVLFIPVQHWHYVRSLELSFSVSFWWS, from the exons ATGGATTATTCCTGGGAGAAGCTCAACACTGGAACATGGAGAGATGTAGACAAGGAGTGGAGGAGAGTTTACTCCTACGGTTGCTTATTCAAAGTCTTAAGTTTGTGTCATGGTAATCCTTCTCAATACAACATCCAGGAGGCCATTAAGACATGTGACATGAGTTTGTTAATGGGAGCAGCTATCATGGACAACATTCTGCAAAGACTTGTTGGTATCTTAAGAAGCAAAATAAAAACGAAGAGTCCAAACAAAGAGAGGAGCGAAGAACCACGTTCAAAG aaaacgaaacaGGATTGTGTGTCAGAGCCTGTCATAAACCCTGCTCAAGAAGTGCCAAGGATTCAGTGTCCATCTCTTGAGCGCTTCAGATCAGATTTCCTGGATCCCCCGCGGCCTGTGATTATGGAGGGAATTACTGACCACTGGCCAGCCTTCACAGAGCATCCATGGAG CATAGACTACTTAAGAACTGTCGCTGGCTGCCGGACGGTGCCTATTGAAGTGGGATCCAAGTACACTGATGAAGAGTGGTCGCAAAAGCTCATTACAGTGAATGACTTCATAGACCGCTACATTATAGGAACC GGGGAAGATGGAGTGGGATATCTGGCTCAGCATCAGTTGTTTGATCAG GTTCCAGAGCTAAAAGAAGATATTCGTATCCCAGACTATTGTTGCCTTGGAGAgggagatgatgatgatgacattACAATTAATGCCTGGTTTGGGCCTGGAGGGACTGTGTCTCCTCTCCATCAGGATCCTCAACAGAATTTTTTGGCACAG GTGGTTGGAAGGAAATACATCCGGCTTTACAGCCCAGatgaaacaaaacatctctatCCACATCAGTCGCAGTTACTGCACAACACCAGTCAG GTGGAGGTGGAGAATCCAGACCTGGTGAAGTTCCCAGACTTCTCTAGAGCCTCATATCAGGAGTGTGTTCTCAGGCCTGGAGATGTGCTCTTCATCCCTGTACAGCACTGGCATTATGTGCGCTCTCTTGAACTCAGCTTTTCTGTCAGTTTTTGGTGGTCCTGA